Below is a genomic region from Mesorhizobium sp..
GCCGAAAAAGGCGAGGGCCAGCACGATCAGGGATATTAGCGCCTGCTTCCAGAACGACATTCAGTACTCCGGTCAGGCCGCGTGTCTCGCGTCGCAGGCACGCGGCGCAATGCGAGAGCCCCGCGGCAACTCCCTCGGCGTTCAAGACATGTCGTCGCCACCGCCACCCATGTCATCTTAAAGTTTAGTAATGTGTAGCGCCAGATGGGGGCGGCTACGCCGTACCCACATCACGACTGCGTTATTCGTGCCGCAGCGTATCCATCTCGCGGAGGCGCGCGGCGCTCTGTTCCGGAAGCCGCTCGGTGACACCCGCTATCAGGTGTTCGGCCAGGATGAACAGGGCCGCGGACGAATCCCAGGCCGACGGGACAGACGTGCGGGCGGCGATGACGTGGTTGGCGAAACGGGCGATCGGCGAGAGCCACTGGTCCGTGACGAGCACGATCGCGACGCCGCGGGCATGCGCTTTCTCCGCCAGGTGGAGCAGACTGTCCTGGTAGCGGCGGATGTCGAACACCAGCAGCACGTCGCGCTTGCCCATGTCGATCAGCCGGTCGCGCCACTGGTTTTCCTGTCCGTCGAGATGGGATACGCCCGGCCGGATGATGGCAAGATGCGCCGTCGTGTAGCGAGCGATCGGATCGGTGAAGCGGCCGCCGACGAGGTGGATCCTGCGCCTGGGGTCCGACAGGAGCGTAACGATCTCGCCGAGTTGTTTGGCGGAGACGACGCGGAACGTCTCGGAGATGTTTCCCAGCATGGCCGACAGCAGCGGCGCGGCCTCGCCGTCTCGGCCGGGGCGGGTCCGGCCGGTCCGCGACAGGGGCGACTGGAGCCGGGCCGCCAGCTCGTCGTTGAGCGACGACTGGAACTCGGCATAGTTCTGGTAGCCGAGGCGGGCGACGAGGCGCAGGATGGTCGGCGAGCTGACGCCGGCGCGTTGTGCGAATTCGGCTACGGTCTTGAGGCCCAGCATCGGGTAGTTCGCGATCAGCGCGTGCGCTGCCCGTCGTTCTCGCGCGGGCATGTCGGTCAGCCGGTCGGTGATCGTCTCGGCAATGCTCGACGCCATGTGGTCCTCCCGCAAGCCCGGCGCACAACCCGCCACTTGGCATTTGACAACACCCGAATTTCTGTATGAAATCGTTCGTGCTGGCAAAATCAATCAGAAAACGTATCAAACATTACGCCGGCGAGGGGCATCGTGGCGACAGCGTTCGGAAAGCAGCCGATTGATCAGCATGACCCGGTGCGGGTGACCAATTCCGCCGGCGGCAGCCGCTACCTCATCGTCTGCGAGCACGCGTCCAATTGGCTGC
It encodes:
- a CDS encoding MurR/RpiR family transcriptional regulator encodes the protein MASSIAETITDRLTDMPARERRAAHALIANYPMLGLKTVAEFAQRAGVSSPTILRLVARLGYQNYAEFQSSLNDELAARLQSPLSRTGRTRPGRDGEAAPLLSAMLGNISETFRVVSAKQLGEIVTLLSDPRRRIHLVGGRFTDPIARYTTAHLAIIRPGVSHLDGQENQWRDRLIDMGKRDVLLVFDIRRYQDSLLHLAEKAHARGVAIVLVTDQWLSPIARFANHVIAARTSVPSAWDSSAALFILAEHLIAGVTERLPEQSAARLREMDTLRHE